TCCGAGATCTCGCCCTTAAGCTCGGGTTTATCGTAGCCTTCGCTCCCGTTCGTGAGGGTCACCCCGTACACCTCGTGTCCGGCCTCCGCGAGCCCAGCTATGGTTCCCCCAAGCCCAACGGTTTCGTCGTCGGGGTGGGCTCCGAAGAAGAGGAACCGCTTCAAAGGCCTCTACACCGCCTATTTACTTGGGGGCTTCACTTAACTATCTTCAAGAGGTCTGAGAGCCTATCGATCTCATGGGTTGGGGCGGCCTCCTTCACCCCGCTTGGAAGAGGTTTATTCCTCAGCCTCACCGTGGTCATCCCGAGGGCGTTCGCCTCCGCTATACCCCCTGATACGCCGCCACCCACTAAGATGGCTTCGCTGGGCTTCAACTTTAAATCCTCCAGGGCGGTCCTCAGGATGTTCTCGTCGATCCTCTCCTTGCCCAGCTCCCTAGTCATGACCACGCTGTGGATCAGGTGATGCACATTTATCTTTATCAGCTTCTGCCATTGCTTCACGGGATCCCCCCCGGAGACCAGGCCTATCCTGTATCCGCGATCCCTAAGCCTCAACAGGGTCGGTATCGTATCCGGGTAGGGCTTCAGGAAGGCCCAGCTCGTCTCCCTGTAGGCTACAACCCCCGCGGCGATTATCTTGGCGTCCCATTTCAACCCGAGCCTCTCAAGCATCCTATCGAAGTGTTTAGGATAGTATCTGCCGTATTCCTCCACTATCTCGTTGAGGGTGTCGAAGGCCTTCTCCACGTCCACGGGCAACCCAGCCTCCAACATGGCCTTCACCGCGCTCATCCTAGCCATCTCCAATTGCAGAGAGGCATCGTACAGCGTATCGTCCAGGTCGAATAATACCCCCTTAAACAATTTATTCCCTCACCACCTTGCTCAACTTCTCCGGCTTATCAGGGTTCAAACCCCTCAAGATGGAACTGTGGTAGGCGAACAATTGCAGGGGAACAACATATATCATCGGGGAGAGCAGCTCCTCCACCCTGACCTGAGGGGCCAGCCAATGGGATACACCCTTCACGGATG
The window above is part of the Candidatus Bathyarchaeota archaeon genome. Proteins encoded here:
- a CDS encoding HAD hydrolase-like protein, with the protein product MFKGVLFDLDDTLYDASLQLEMARMSAVKAMLEAGLPVDVEKAFDTLNEIVEEYGRYYPKHFDRMLERLGLKWDAKIIAAGVVAYRETSWAFLKPYPDTIPTLLRLRDRGYRIGLVSGGDPVKQWQKLIKINVHHLIHSVVMTRELGKERIDENILRTALEDLKLKPSEAILVGGGVSGGIAEANALGMTTVRLRNKPLPSGVKEAAPTHEIDRLSDLLKIVK